In the genome of Fusobacterium necrogenes, one region contains:
- a CDS encoding ABC transporter permease subunit: MIKEAGWPRIIIALFLLSMYVVSPFIGINLKAALGDTLVRFGMNAILVLSLVPMIQAGTGLNFGMPLGVEAGLLGAVISIELGLKGVTGVFGAIVFSLPFALLFGWLYGHILNKVKGGEMMIATYIGFSSVAIMCIMWLILPFKSPDMIWAYGGEGLRTTISVENYWHKAFEKALHINSSFLPLGEIVFFIILAFLIWIFFRTRSGYAMKAVGTNDMFARATGINIDKVRVQSVVMSTVLSAVGIVIYQQSFGFVQLYLAPFYMAFPAIAAILIGGASVNKVTIANVVVGTFLFQGILTMTPTVVNGLIKTDMSETIRIIVSNGMILYALTRKDGAGSGK; encoded by the coding sequence ATGATAAAAGAGGCTGGTTGGCCAAGAATAATAATAGCATTATTTCTTTTATCAATGTATGTAGTGTCTCCTTTTATTGGAATAAACTTAAAAGCAGCTTTAGGAGATACCTTAGTAAGATTTGGAATGAATGCAATATTAGTGCTATCTTTAGTACCTATGATACAAGCTGGAACAGGGCTTAACTTTGGAATGCCATTAGGAGTAGAGGCAGGACTTTTAGGGGCTGTTATCAGTATAGAGTTAGGATTAAAAGGTGTTACAGGAGTATTTGGAGCAATAGTTTTTTCTCTTCCATTTGCACTTTTATTTGGATGGCTCTATGGTCATATTCTAAATAAAGTAAAAGGTGGAGAGATGATGATAGCCACTTATATAGGATTTTCATCAGTTGCTATTATGTGTATTATGTGGCTTATACTTCCATTTAAAAGTCCAGATATGATCTGGGCATATGGAGGAGAGGGACTACGTACTACAATTAGTGTTGAAAACTATTGGCATAAAGCATTTGAAAAAGCTCTACATATAAATAGTAGTTTTCTTCCATTAGGAGAGATAGTCTTCTTTATTATACTGGCTTTTCTTATTTGGATATTTTTTAGAACAAGAAGTGGTTATGCCATGAAAGCAGTAGGAACTAATGATATGTTTGCAAGAGCTACTGGAATAAATATTGATAAGGTGAGAGTACAGTCAGTAGTAATGTCAACAGTTCTTTCAGCAGTTGGAATTGTAATATACCAGCAAAGTTTTGGATTTGTACAATTATATTTAGCACCATTTTATATGGCCTTTCCAGCAATAGCTGCTATTCTTATTGGGGGAGCATCTGTAAATAAGGTTACAATAGCAAATGTAGTGGTAGGAACATTCCTTTTCCAAGGAATACTTACAATGACACCTACTGTTGTAAATGGACTTATAAAAACAGATATGTCAGAAACAATAAGAATAATAGTATCTAATGGAATGATACTTTATGCTCTAACAAGAAAGGACGGTGCTGGAAGTGGAAAATAA
- a CDS encoding ABC transporter permease: MKKFLINNIVPIFMIIIIVASIPISGLSMEYIIQEIILRLSRNLFLVLSLLIPIIAGMGLNFGIVLGAMAGQLALIFITDWQIVGLQGFFLAIILSLPMGALLGLVGGVVLNRAKGREMITSMILGFFINGVYQLIVLYGMGKVIPITDSAILLSRGYGIRNAIDLKNIRRALDDAVVLKIGEFSIPLLTIIAVVLFCLFIVWFRKTKLGQDMRAIGQDLEVSKSAGIAADRTRVIAIVISTMLAAIGQIIFLQNIGTMNTYNSHEQIGMFSIAALLIGGASVAKASIPNALSGVVLFHAMFILAPRAGKELIGSAQIGEYFRVFVSYGIIALVLIMHQWRREKEKAEERRRALEAAQNSSKGEDK, from the coding sequence ATGAAGAAATTTTTGATAAACAATATAGTACCTATATTTATGATAATTATAATAGTAGCTTCAATTCCAATATCGGGACTGAGTATGGAATATATTATTCAAGAGATAATACTTAGACTTTCTCGTAACCTATTCTTAGTTCTTTCATTATTAATCCCAATAATTGCAGGAATGGGACTTAACTTTGGTATTGTTTTAGGAGCTATGGCAGGTCAGTTAGCACTTATTTTTATTACAGATTGGCAAATAGTAGGATTACAAGGATTTTTCTTAGCTATTATTTTATCACTTCCAATGGGAGCTCTTTTAGGACTTGTAGGAGGAGTAGTTTTAAATAGAGCTAAGGGTAGAGAGATGATTACCTCTATGATACTTGGATTTTTTATCAATGGAGTGTATCAGCTTATAGTTTTATATGGAATGGGTAAAGTAATACCTATAACAGATAGTGCTATTCTTTTATCTAGAGGATATGGAATTAGAAATGCTATTGATTTAAAGAATATTAGAAGAGCTCTAGATGATGCTGTGGTTTTAAAGATAGGGGAGTTCTCTATTCCTTTATTGACAATAATTGCTGTTGTATTATTTTGTCTATTTATAGTTTGGTTTAGAAAAACAAAATTAGGTCAAGATATGAGAGCAATAGGACAAGACTTAGAGGTATCTAAATCAGCTGGTATCGCTGCAGATAGAACAAGGGTTATAGCAATAGTTATATCTACAATGTTAGCGGCAATAGGACAAATAATTTTCTTACAAAATATAGGAACAATGAATACTTATAATAGCCATGAACAAATAGGAATGTTCTCAATAGCCGCCTTACTTATAGGGGGAGCTAGTGTAGCAAAAGCTTCTATACCTAATGCTTTAAGTGGAGTTGTACTTTTCCATGCTATGTTTATTTTAGCACCAAGAGCTGGGAAAGAGTTAATTGGTTCTGCACAAATAGGAGAATATTTTAGAGTATTTGTATCTTATGGAATAATAGCTTTAGTCCTTATTATGCATCAATGGAGAAGAGAGAAAGAGAAAGCTGAAGAGAGAAGAAGAGCATTAGAAGCAGCACAAAATAGTAGTAAAGGAGAGGATAAATAA
- a CDS encoding DUF6672 family protein: MKMIRNWVLLMIVVIGISVALFITGRLHSVYFENRARDGYEAIKDVSYSLNGEKAKKVRVNRRGMGEAKGRTHELLVTYKDENGEKQEIKKTITLGATENVIIYLPVLVGNGENWIEEFEAK, from the coding sequence ATGAAGATGATAAGAAATTGGGTACTTCTTATGATAGTAGTTATTGGAATCTCAGTAGCACTATTTATAACTGGAAGACTGCATAGTGTATACTTTGAAAATAGAGCAAGAGATGGTTATGAAGCCATAAAAGATGTATCTTATTCATTAAATGGAGAAAAGGCTAAAAAAGTAAGAGTGAATAGAAGAGGAATGGGGGAAGCTAAAGGAAGAACTCATGAGTTATTAGTAACTTATAAAGATGAAAATGGGGAAAAACAAGAGATAAAGAAGACTATAACTCTTGGAGCAACAGAGAATGTAATTATCTATTTACCAGTGCTAGTAGGAAATGGAGAGAATTGGATAGAAGAATTCGAGGCAAAATAA
- a CDS encoding 4Fe-4S binding protein translates to MHVIDKDTCIGCGACEAACPVGTISMDDDGKYVIGDACVDCGACAGGCPVSAISAQ, encoded by the coding sequence ATGCACGTAATAGATAAAGATACTTGTATCGGATGTGGAGCTTGTGAGGCAGCTTGTCCAGTAGGAACTATATCAATGGATGATGATGGAAAATATGTTATTGGAGATGCTTGTGTAGACTGTGGAGCTTGTGCTGGTGGATGTCCAGTATCAGCTATATCAGCTCAGTAA